One window of Natronomonas salsuginis genomic DNA carries:
- a CDS encoding metal-dependent hydrolase, whose protein sequence is MLFWVHAAVAYLVYRTSLSISGRGDIDRGVMLALMAGALLPDLIDKPVSFVFSSAPSRSLAHSIFTTIFLIAVVVYISRRLGRSKDALAYILGHFSHLGADLVDSLFIPEETFVFLFWPLITDYHHIDTVQELLSLVTPSPYVLAQTGITILAVALWLYDGKPGYGSFGSTRY, encoded by the coding sequence GTGCTCTTTTGGGTCCACGCTGCAGTCGCGTATCTCGTTTACCGAACGAGTCTCTCTATTTCTGGACGTGGTGACATCGATAGAGGGGTGATGCTTGCCCTCATGGCCGGTGCGTTGCTTCCTGACCTCATCGACAAACCGGTGTCATTCGTATTCTCGTCTGCCCCGAGCAGGTCGCTCGCCCACTCAATTTTCACAACAATTTTCCTCATCGCGGTTGTCGTCTATATTAGCCGCCGTCTCGGCCGCTCAAAGGACGCATTAGCCTATATTCTCGGTCACTTCTCCCATCTCGGTGCAGACCTCGTTGATTCTCTTTTTATTCCAGAGGAGACGTTCGTGTTCTTGTTCTGGCCGCTGATAACTGACTACCATCATATCGACACCGTTCAGGAGCTACTTTCCCTGGTCACACCCTCGCCGTACGTACTTGCACAGACCGGAATAACGATTCTCGCAGTTGCTCTCTGGCTCTACGATGGGAAACCAGGGTATGGAAGTTTTGGTTCAACGAGATACTGA
- a CDS encoding cupredoxin domain-containing protein, protein MIRRRRFLTVTAASTVPLVAGCTGANNGGSGRDGATVEETSDVSMTGNQFQPRNIHVDAGTTVTWSNDDDFDHTVTSASENWDKDTNVSGEGQTTHTFENNGVYDVYCTIHGGSDLSGMSMKVGVGDATIESPLGGDSGGSGEDPY, encoded by the coding sequence ATGATTCGGAGGAGGCGTTTCCTGACAGTTACAGCCGCGAGTACAGTCCCTCTCGTAGCTGGGTGTACGGGAGCAAACAACGGGGGAAGCGGGAGAGATGGTGCTACTGTTGAAGAGACATCGGATGTCTCAATGACGGGCAACCAGTTCCAACCCCGGAACATCCACGTCGACGCTGGGACGACAGTCACGTGGTCGAACGACGACGACTTCGATCATACTGTCACAAGTGCTTCGGAGAACTGGGACAAAGACACGAATGTCTCTGGTGAGGGTCAAACGACACACACGTTCGAGAATAATGGCGTGTACGATGTATATTGTACGATCCACGGCGGATCTGACCTATCGGGGATGAGCATGAAAGTCGGTGTCGGCGACGCCACAATCGAAAGTCCACTCGGTGGCGATAGCGGGGGCAGTGGTGAAGACCCATACTGA
- a CDS encoding APC family permease: protein MLGVVAEMTGPAAWLAFTGGGIVAFCAGYSYVRLQRVGDVTGGSVSFLEEFVQSTTVAGMVGWTLLFGYIGSMGMYAFAFGSFATKLLGVETALGIPLRPVVSVLSVLGFVVLNVLGARASGVTEVLLVAAKVGILLIFGVWGFYFGAQTGQLTTGLSSVATGGLLMSASLSFVAFQGWQLLFYDEGSLRNARTTIPRAIYLSIPASLGLYVLVTVVTTGLLQPETIAANPEVSLAIAAEPFMGQMGFILISLAALFSTGSAINATLFSATHFASGMLEDDLLPDRIGDANVDGVPTRTLLVLGLITSVFTAYGCIQGITSFASLAFITVFGSMSLLAFRYREGFCTGIFPVVGVVGAVLFFPSLVYHLAVMEPAVFSVALVVTVGLLGLEVLYFERETIRSGIDGIQR from the coding sequence GTGCTTGGCGTCGTTGCGGAAATGACGGGGCCCGCGGCGTGGCTCGCCTTTACCGGCGGTGGTATCGTCGCTTTCTGCGCTGGCTACTCGTACGTTCGCCTCCAGCGGGTTGGAGACGTGACCGGCGGATCGGTCAGTTTCTTGGAGGAGTTCGTCCAGTCGACGACGGTTGCTGGGATGGTCGGTTGGACGCTTCTGTTCGGTTATATCGGGTCGATGGGTATGTACGCGTTCGCGTTCGGCAGTTTCGCGACGAAACTCCTCGGCGTCGAAACCGCTCTCGGCATTCCACTTCGACCCGTCGTATCGGTTCTCAGCGTCCTTGGATTCGTGGTACTGAACGTCCTCGGTGCTCGGGCCAGTGGCGTGACCGAGGTGCTCCTCGTCGCCGCGAAGGTTGGGATTCTCCTCATTTTCGGTGTATGGGGTTTCTATTTTGGAGCACAGACAGGACAGCTGACGACCGGACTCTCTTCCGTTGCCACCGGCGGATTGCTCATGTCCGCCTCCCTGTCGTTCGTCGCCTTTCAGGGTTGGCAGCTACTCTTCTACGACGAGGGAAGTCTTCGGAACGCTCGGACGACCATCCCACGGGCGATCTATCTCTCTATTCCTGCGTCCCTCGGGCTATACGTCCTGGTTACAGTCGTCACGACGGGCCTACTTCAGCCAGAAACGATCGCCGCGAACCCCGAGGTGTCGCTCGCTATCGCGGCCGAACCGTTCATGGGTCAGATGGGGTTCATCCTCATCTCTCTGGCGGCGCTGTTCTCGACTGGGAGCGCGATCAACGCGACACTGTTCTCGGCGACCCACTTTGCGTCGGGCATGCTTGAAGACGATCTCCTCCCCGATCGGATTGGAGACGCCAATGTCGATGGTGTTCCTACGCGAACACTTCTTGTTTTGGGTCTGATTACGTCCGTGTTCACCGCCTACGGGTGTATTCAGGGGATTACGTCGTTCGCGTCGCTTGCCTTCATCACGGTCTTCGGGTCGATGAGTCTTCTCGCGTTCAGATATCGGGAGGGGTTCTGCACAGGTATTTTTCCTGTGGTCGGCGTGGTGGGTGCAGTACTGTTCTTCCCCTCGTTAGTGTACCACCTGGCAGTTATGGAGCCTGCCGTCTTTAGTGTGGCACTCGTTGTGACGGTCGGTCTTCTTGGACTGGAGGTCCTCTATTTCGAGCGCGAGACTATTCGCTCAGGAATCGACGGCATCCAACGATGA
- a CDS encoding DUF1405 domain-containing protein, producing the protein MPSTPTATTDRLPNYLAPLPRQLENLALRCAWLIVIINLAGTAFGFWYYRFQLAQTPLVMWPFVPDSPAATLLVALSLAAWKLDLDIEWLHMLAFFGNIKLGLWTPFVQLFLNGPGGIEPWLYWFLIVSHLAMSLQSFLIYRYAEFSVGAVAVATVWYGFNDIVDYFVPLVGEFHHTFLRAELVDGTLNHALRAHDLAAAAAVTLTLVATFLALATRVKNIELQRSPAPEQRGSATDSNGGGVEP; encoded by the coding sequence ATGCCTTCCACACCTACAGCGACCACAGATCGTCTGCCTAACTACCTTGCCCCACTCCCCCGGCAGCTGGAGAATCTTGCACTCCGATGTGCGTGGCTCATTGTCATAATAAACCTCGCGGGGACCGCGTTCGGGTTCTGGTACTACCGCTTCCAGCTCGCCCAAACTCCGCTGGTCATGTGGCCGTTCGTCCCCGACAGCCCCGCCGCGACGCTGCTCGTCGCGCTCAGTCTCGCGGCGTGGAAACTGGACCTCGACATTGAGTGGCTCCACATGCTCGCCTTCTTCGGCAACATCAAACTCGGACTCTGGACGCCGTTCGTCCAGCTGTTTCTCAACGGTCCGGGGGGTATCGAACCCTGGCTCTACTGGTTCCTCATCGTGAGCCATCTCGCGATGAGTCTGCAGTCGTTCCTGATCTATCGCTATGCCGAATTCTCGGTCGGAGCGGTCGCCGTCGCAACCGTCTGGTACGGGTTCAACGATATCGTTGACTACTTCGTGCCACTCGTCGGGGAATTCCATCACACGTTCCTGCGGGCCGAACTCGTCGACGGCACGCTCAACCATGCGCTCCGGGCTCACGACCTCGCAGCGGCCGCCGCGGTGACGCTCACGCTTGTCGCAACGTTCCTCGCACTGGCAACACGGGTCAAAAATATCGAGCTTCAACGATCACCTGCCCCAGAACAGCGAGGATCGGCAACTGATTCGAATGGAGGGGGTGTCGAGCCGTGA
- the acnA gene encoding aconitate hydratase AcnA, translating to MVETDPFDAIREFEFDGDAYQMADLTALEEAGLCELDRLPVSIRVLLESVLRNVDGDTITAEDVRNVASWQPDVPDVELPFTPSRVVLQDLTGVPAVVDLAALRSAVERKGEDPTLVEPEIPCDLVIDHSVQVDYFGSEDAYEKNVELEYERNGERYRALKWAQQAFDDFRVVPPGTGIVHQVNLEYLGQVVHARERDGEQWLLPDTLVGTDSHTPMIGGIGVVGWGVGGIEAEAAMLGQPITMKLPEVVGVRLTGELPEGATATDLVLHVTEQLREVGVVDRFVEFFGPGVSNLTVPDRATIANMAPEQGSTISMFGVDEATLDYLELTGRDEEHIELVREYLDAQGLFGEQNPEYTETVELDLSTITPSLAGPKRPQDRVPMDDMKTHFRGLVHGEFEDEVDEIDEDALTRWLGESSAADDRPDPDLPEPDVGDLDKRVEVDVHGETTEIGHGSVVVSAITSCTNTSNPSVMLAAGLLARNAVERGLDVPAYVKTSLAPGSRVVTQYLEESGLLPYLEDLGYNVVGYGCTTCIGNAGPLPEPIERAIDAEDLWTTSVLSGNRNFEARIHPKIRANYLASPPLVVAYGLAGRMDIDLEHDSLGTDAEGDPVYLADIWPDPDEIHTAVHDSVDSAMFEEKYAEVFEGDEHWDALDAPSGDVYEWDESSTYIREPPFFKDFPLEKPGVADVEDARTLLLLGDTVTTDHISPAGPFSREQPAGEWLVERGVEPHEFNTYGARRGNHEVMMRGTFANVRIENQMLDDVEGGYTIHNPTDEQTTVFEASRRYRENDTPLVVFAGEELGTGSSRDWAAKGTDLLGVRATIAESYERIFRDNLVGMGVLPLQFQEGDSWESLDLDGSEIIAIRGLDDGLDVNNELTVLAERADGSTVEFPVTAQVGTPAAVRYVENGGILHLVLRRLLSQG from the coding sequence ATGGTCGAAACTGATCCTTTCGATGCGATACGTGAATTCGAGTTCGATGGGGACGCCTATCAAATGGCGGATCTCACCGCTCTCGAAGAGGCCGGCCTCTGCGAACTGGACCGCCTTCCGGTTAGCATTCGTGTCCTCCTCGAATCCGTCCTTCGGAACGTCGACGGCGACACCATTACGGCTGAGGACGTTCGGAACGTCGCTTCGTGGCAGCCTGACGTGCCGGATGTCGAACTTCCGTTCACGCCGTCGCGGGTCGTCCTCCAGGACCTCACCGGTGTTCCCGCCGTCGTCGACCTCGCGGCACTCCGCTCGGCGGTTGAGCGCAAGGGCGAGGATCCAACCCTCGTCGAACCGGAGATCCCGTGCGATCTCGTCATCGACCACAGCGTTCAGGTCGACTACTTCGGCTCTGAGGACGCATACGAGAAGAACGTCGAACTGGAGTATGAGCGCAACGGCGAACGCTATCGAGCGCTCAAGTGGGCCCAACAGGCCTTCGACGACTTCCGCGTCGTACCGCCGGGAACCGGGATCGTCCACCAGGTGAACCTTGAATACCTCGGCCAGGTCGTCCACGCCCGAGAGCGTGATGGCGAGCAGTGGCTGCTCCCCGACACCCTCGTCGGAACTGATAGCCACACGCCGATGATCGGTGGTATCGGCGTCGTCGGGTGGGGCGTTGGCGGCATCGAGGCGGAAGCCGCGATGCTTGGCCAGCCCATCACGATGAAGCTCCCCGAGGTCGTCGGCGTCCGACTCACCGGCGAACTACCCGAAGGTGCGACAGCGACCGACCTCGTCCTCCACGTCACCGAGCAACTCCGCGAGGTCGGGGTTGTCGACCGCTTCGTCGAGTTCTTCGGACCGGGCGTGTCGAACCTCACTGTTCCGGACCGGGCGACCATCGCGAACATGGCACCCGAACAGGGTTCGACCATCTCGATGTTCGGGGTGGACGAGGCGACTCTCGATTATCTCGAGCTTACGGGACGCGACGAGGAGCACATCGAACTGGTCCGTGAATATCTCGACGCCCAGGGGCTGTTCGGCGAGCAGAACCCCGAGTACACCGAAACAGTCGAGCTCGATCTCTCGACGATAACACCCAGTCTCGCCGGGCCGAAGCGGCCTCAGGACCGCGTCCCGATGGACGACATGAAGACGCACTTCCGTGGATTGGTCCACGGTGAATTCGAAGACGAAGTGGACGAAATCGACGAGGACGCGCTCACCCGATGGCTTGGCGAAAGCAGCGCTGCCGATGACCGACCGGACCCCGATCTTCCGGAGCCGGACGTCGGCGACCTCGACAAACGGGTCGAAGTCGACGTACACGGCGAAACGACTGAAATCGGCCACGGGAGCGTCGTAGTTAGCGCCATCACCAGCTGTACGAACACGTCGAACCCTTCGGTGATGCTCGCGGCAGGACTCCTCGCTCGCAACGCTGTCGAGCGTGGGCTTGACGTCCCCGCGTACGTCAAGACGAGTCTCGCTCCGGGAAGTCGTGTTGTCACCCAATATCTCGAGGAATCGGGCCTCCTTCCGTATCTCGAAGACCTCGGCTACAACGTGGTCGGCTACGGCTGTACGACCTGTATCGGGAATGCCGGACCACTGCCCGAGCCGATCGAACGCGCGATCGACGCCGAAGACCTCTGGACGACGAGTGTCCTCTCGGGCAATCGCAACTTCGAGGCACGCATCCATCCGAAGATCCGGGCGAACTACCTCGCCAGTCCGCCACTCGTGGTCGCCTACGGCCTCGCCGGCCGCATGGACATCGACCTCGAACACGACTCGCTCGGAACGGACGCTGAGGGCGACCCAGTCTACCTCGCAGACATCTGGCCCGACCCCGACGAGATTCATACGGCGGTTCACGATAGCGTCGACTCGGCGATGTTCGAGGAGAAGTACGCCGAGGTGTTCGAGGGGGACGAACACTGGGATGCGCTCGATGCGCCGAGCGGTGACGTCTACGAGTGGGACGAGTCTTCGACGTATATCCGAGAGCCGCCGTTTTTCAAGGACTTCCCGCTGGAGAAACCCGGCGTGGCGGACGTTGAAGACGCCCGCACACTCCTGTTGCTCGGGGACACGGTCACCACGGACCACATCAGTCCCGCCGGACCGTTCAGTCGCGAGCAACCGGCTGGGGAATGGCTCGTGGAGCGCGGTGTCGAACCGCACGAGTTCAACACGTACGGTGCTCGGCGAGGGAATCACGAGGTGATGATGCGCGGGACGTTTGCGAACGTCCGCATCGAGAATCAGATGCTCGACGACGTCGAAGGTGGCTACACGATTCACAACCCCACGGACGAACAGACGACGGTCTTCGAGGCCAGTCGTCGCTACCGCGAGAACGACACGCCGCTTGTCGTGTTCGCTGGCGAGGAACTCGGAACGGGATCGAGTCGTGACTGGGCTGCGAAGGGGACGGATCTGTTGGGAGTCCGTGCCACTATCGCCGAAAGTTACGAACGAATCTTCCGCGACAACCTCGTCGGTATGGGTGTCCTGCCGCTGCAGTTCCAAGAGGGAGACTCGTGGGAGTCGCTCGATCTCGACGGCTCGGAGATCATCGCGATCCGTGGCCTTGATGACGGGTTAGACGTGAACAACGAGCTGACCGTCCTCGCAGAACGGGCTGATGGATCGACCGTTGAATTCCCGGTTACTGCCCAGGTTGGTACGCCTGCAGCCGTTCGATACGTCGAGAACGGAGGCATTCTCCACCTCGTCCTCCGACGACTACTCTCCCAAGGATAA
- a CDS encoding CPBP family intramembrane glutamic endopeptidase, whose product MTNGRQQIRAVGITLGIALGSFVVGAIFLMLVSQALSAVGISLSDRPALRLGVSTVLLQGVTFGGVALFYLQTRDIGLEFIRVRVPTRRDIAWVTGGFIMLLVAVRALSAIIAYLGFDHASNQIIEVGREEPTVFLVLIPLSFLLVGPGEELLFRGLIQGTLRESFHPMRAVVLASLIFAMVHVFSLQGSGKLVYIGVVFTLALVLGVTYELTDNLAVPALIHGAYNAVQFGLAYYTVTQGTAL is encoded by the coding sequence GTGACGAACGGTCGGCAGCAAATCCGTGCCGTGGGGATTACTCTCGGGATCGCGCTCGGGAGCTTTGTCGTGGGGGCGATTTTCTTGATGCTCGTTTCACAGGCGCTCAGTGCCGTCGGGATTTCTCTCTCGGATCGTCCGGCGCTCCGTCTGGGAGTGAGCACAGTGTTACTCCAGGGAGTGACGTTTGGCGGTGTTGCCCTCTTCTATCTACAGACCCGCGATATTGGCTTGGAATTTATCCGGGTTCGCGTTCCAACACGCCGTGATATCGCTTGGGTCACAGGGGGATTCATTATGTTACTGGTTGCCGTCCGGGCACTCTCGGCGATCATCGCGTATCTCGGATTCGACCACGCCAGCAACCAGATCATCGAAGTCGGGCGGGAAGAGCCAACCGTCTTTCTGGTGCTGATCCCGCTCTCGTTTCTGCTGGTGGGCCCCGGCGAGGAACTTCTGTTTCGAGGGCTCATTCAGGGAACATTGCGGGAATCGTTCCATCCGATGCGAGCGGTCGTCTTGGCGAGCCTCATCTTTGCGATGGTCCACGTCTTTTCACTCCAGGGGAGTGGGAAACTCGTATATATTGGCGTGGTCTTTACGCTCGCCCTCGTGCTCGGGGTGACGTACGAACTCACCGATAATCTCGCTGTGCCCGCACTTATCCACGGCGCATACAATGCAGTCCAGTTCGGCCTTGCATACTATACGGTTACACAGGGTACTGCGTTGTAG
- a CDS encoding cupredoxin domain-containing protein, translated as MTDDLRFDPAEVTIESGETVTWENESGAPHTASAYEESLPEGAAYFGSGGYESEQAVRQSTSARGFLERGETYQYAFEVTGTYQYFCLPHEENGMIGTVIVE; from the coding sequence ATGACTGACGACCTTCGGTTCGACCCAGCCGAGGTCACCATCGAATCTGGAGAGACTGTGACGTGGGAAAACGAGAGTGGGGCCCCTCACACGGCGTCAGCGTACGAGGAGTCGCTTCCAGAGGGGGCAGCGTATTTTGGCAGCGGTGGGTACGAATCCGAACAGGCTGTCCGACAGAGCACGTCGGCACGCGGCTTTCTCGAACGCGGCGAAACGTATCAATATGCGTTTGAGGTTACCGGGACGTACCAGTATTTCTGCCTTCCACACGAGGAGAACGGGATGATCGGAACCGTCATCGTGGAGTGA